One Watersipora subatra chromosome 4, tzWatSuba1.1, whole genome shotgun sequence genomic window carries:
- the LOC137394398 gene encoding potassium channel subfamily K member 15-like, with protein MKRQNARTLVLLVVTFGFLLLGAIIFDKLESTNEQAEKNRLEKLEKELKQNLNITDEDFETLRSTILQSKPYNSGIQWKFAGGLYFALSVITTIGYGHSTPKTLGGKLFCICYATIGIPLNIVMFQSIGERFNILLAYLIGAAKRCLHLRNTKVGEFESAIVGGVLCGVVLTGGAAAFQKLEQWSYVESFYFCFITMSTIGFGDYVALQNDTTEALQTQPGYVAFCIIYILCGLTVFAAALNKMVLGLLTMNTADERKDELQAQEDAMRNPTLDGDILITNSNYLHNAEMSTSHIELEQFSVGTNRMQDRKYSSTLTRKSNGIDKDCLQDLKSTYLKPAINRRKLHNRLKLANLRYSAKHKPCQSISHLLPAQSLQHRQSMQTGFTPLLAKRNQLSFLSINGEQQTSRPIGESSELHVNSRRENAVADSL; from the exons ATGAAGAGACAAAATGCGAGAACTTTGGTGCTTCTGGTCGTCACTTTTGGTTTCCTCCTACTCGGAGCCATCATTTTTGACAAACTCGAATCTACAAACGAACAGGCGGAAAAGAATCGCTTAGAGAAATTAGAAAAGGAGTTAAAACAGAATTTAAATATTACGGATGAAGATTTTGAAACTTTGCGATCGACCATCCTCCAGTCAAAACCTTACAACTCGGGCATTCAATGGAAGTTTGCGGGTGGATTATACTTTGCTCTCTCCGTCATAACGACTATAG GTTACGGCCACAGCACACCAAAGACACTAGGAGGCAAGCTGTTTTGCATCTGTTACGCCACCATCGGAATTCCTCTCAACATCGTTATGTTTCAAAGCATCGGTGAAAGATTTAACATCCTGTTAGCTTACCTCATAGGAGCTGCCAAACGCTGCCTCCATCTCCGTAACACCAAAGTTGGTGAGTTTGAGTCGGCCATAGTAGGCGGAGTTTTATGTGGCGTCGTACTAACGGGAGGAGCCGCAGCATTCCAAAAACTTGAGCAGTGGAGTTATGTGGAATCGTTTTACTTTTGTTTCATAACTATGTCAACTATAGGGTTCGGAGATTACGTCGCGCTGCAAAATGATACGACAGAGGCTCTCCAGACTCAACCCGGTTATGTCGCTTTTTGTATAATCTATATTCTTTGTGGATTGACGGTGTTTGCTGCTGCCCTGAACAAAATGGTGCTCGGACTACTTACAATGAATACTGCAGACGAGAGGAAGGATGAACTGCAAGCGCAGGAAGATGCTATGCGAAACCCGACACTAGATGGTGATATCCTCATAACTAATAGCAATTATCTCCACAACGCAGAAATGTCGACCAGTCATATTGAACTAGAGCAGTTTTCTGTAGGAACTAACAGAATGCAAGACAGAAAGTATTCCTCGACTTTGACTCGCAAGTCGAATGGAATAGATAAAGACTGCTTACAGGACCTGAAGTCGACCTACTTAAAACCTGCCATCAACAGAAGGAAATTGCACAATCGGCTCAAATTAGCCAACTTGAGATATTCCGCAAAACATAAGCCATGCCAATCAATTAGCCATTTGCTGCCCGCCCAATCGCTGCAACACAGACAGTCTATGCAGACAGGCTTTACACCATTGCTTGCCAAAAGAAATCAGCTGTCCTTTTTGTCAATAAATGGTGAACAGCAAACGAGCCGACCTATAGGCGAATCTAGTGAGTTGCATGTCAACAGTAGAAGAGAGAATGCCGTAGCAGACTCCTTGTGA